In the Oryza glaberrima chromosome 6, OglaRS2, whole genome shotgun sequence genome, one interval contains:
- the LOC127777454 gene encoding non-specific lipid transfer protein GPI-anchored 9-like: MAARAFVAVVVVVVAALFVGAASSSAAAQAAVDTGAAAGVPSCASKLVPCGGYLNATAAPPPASCCGPLREAAANETACLCAILTNKAALQAFGVAPEQGLLLAKRCGVTTDASACAKSASSSATAAAAAAGAGTAGSTAASSASTGNAASTAAKPTASGGATHRLSLVSASSLVGFSFIWWTIMAQ; encoded by the exons gtcgcggccTTATTCGTGGGCGCAGcctcgagctcggcggcggcgcaggcggcggtggaCACGGGGGCGGCCGCGGGGGTGCCGTCGTGCGCGTCGAAGCTGGTCCCCTGCGGCGGCTACCTCAAcgccaccgcggcgccgccgccggcgtcgtgctGCGGCCCGCTCAGGGAGGCCGCCGCCAACGAGACGGCGTGCTTGTGCGCCATCCTCACCAACAAGGCCGCGCTCCAGGCGTTCGGCGTCGCGCCAGAGCagggcctcctcctcgccaagcGCTGCGGCGTCACCACCGACGCCTCCGCCTGCGCCAagtccgcctcctcctccgccaccgccgccgccgccgccgccg GTGCCGGCACTGCAGGTAGCACTGCTGCTTCTTCAGCTTCCACTGGAAACGCTGCATCTACAG CGGCCAAGCCAACGGCGAGCGGAGGCGCAACGCATCGCCTGAGCTTGGTCAGTGCATCGTCCTTGGTAGGCTTCAGCTTCATCTGGTGGACGATCATGGCGCAGTAG